A window of the Dioscorea cayenensis subsp. rotundata cultivar TDr96_F1 chromosome 14, TDr96_F1_v2_PseudoChromosome.rev07_lg8_w22 25.fasta, whole genome shotgun sequence genome harbors these coding sequences:
- the LOC120275651 gene encoding HVA22-like protein i, producing MMGSFLTRALVMALGYAYPAYECYKTVELNKPEIEQLRFWCQYWILVAVLTVFERVGDAFVSWLPMYSEAKLAFFVYLWYPKTKGTMYVYNTFFRPYVAKHESEIDRNLLELRTRAGDIVVLYWQKAASYGQTRFFDILQYVAAQSQSPPARPRPVQRQPPLQTHLAQPPAQQQAATASRQAAPAVQQAAATNRQAPSTGMPNQQQAVPQATQQPMRGVPASPAKGKQQQDGARVGGPQQTSSSSVTSPLSSENADSLAQNEVGAKQVEDVKGTASEGTSPPPQEMLIEEAIRVTRGRLRKRAATAGPAGR from the exons ATGATGGGATCTTTTCTAACGCGGGCTCTTGT AATGGCTCTGGGGTATGCTTACCCTGCTTATGAATGCTACAAAACTGTGGAATTGAACAAGCCAGAGATTGAGCAGCTTCGGTTTTGGTGTCAGTATTG GATTTTAGTTGCTGTGCTGACAGTCTTTGAGAGGGTAGGAGATGCTTTCGTTTCATG gTTACCAATGTATAGTGAAGCTAAATTGGCATTCTTTGTATATCTGTGGTATCCTAAAACTAAG GGAACCATGTATGTTTACAACACCTTCTTTCGACCATATGTTGCGAAGCATGAGAGCGAAATTGACCGTAATTTGCTTGAGTTAAGAACTAGGGCTGGTGACATTGTTGTGCTCTATTGGCAAAAGGCTGCAAGCTATGGGCAGACAAGATTTTTTGATATCTTACAGTATGTTGCTGCACAATCACAGTCGCCACCAGCACGACCTCGTCCTGTTCAG CGGCAGCCACCACTGCAGACTCACCTGGCACAACCGCCTGCTCAACAACAGGCAGCTACAGCGAGTCGCCAGGCAGCACCTGCTGTACAACAGGCAGCTGCAACAAATCGGCAGGCACCTTCTACAGGAATGCCAAATCAACAACAGGCAGTACCTCAAGCAACCCAACAGCCAATGCGAGGAGTGCCTGCTAGCCCAGCAAAGGGCAAGCAGCAGCAAGATGGTGCTAGAGTTGGCGGTCCTCAACAAACTTCTTCCTCTTCTGTAACCAGCCCCCTAAGTTCAGAGAATGCTGACAGTCTTGCGCAAAATGAAGTAGGAGCTAAGCAAGTGGAGGATGTAAAAGGGACAGCTAGTGAGGGCACAAGCCCGCCCCCACAGGAGATGCTGATTGAAGAGGCAATCCGTGTGACCCGAGGCAGGTTAAGGAAAAGAGCTGCCACCGCTGGACCTGCAGGTCGTTAG